Part of the Labilibaculum antarcticum genome, CCAAAGAGAAAGTTCCATATGAAATTTGTGCTCCTCCAATTCCTACAGTTAATATAATAGAAATAATCACCTGATTTCTAGTTTTGGTAAAATCTGTCTTGGCATCAATCAATGTTTTGATTCCAATACTGGCAATCATACCAAATAGTAATAGCATAATTCCACCTAAAACAGCCTGAGGGATTGTTTTAAGGAATGCACTTACTTTTCCGATAAGAGAAAATACAACCGCAGTAATTGCTGCAATTCTCAATACTCTGGGATCAGTTACTTTAGTTAAAGCGATAGCTCCAGTTACTTCAGAGTAAGTTGTATTAGGCGGTCCACCAAAAAATCCAGCGAAAGCTGTTGCAACACCATCACCAAGAAGCGTTCTGTGCAAACCAGGATCTTTTACAAATTTCTTACCTGCTACTCCCCCAATTGCGTACATATCTCCTACATGTTCGATAATTGGTGCAAAAGCCACAGGAAGCATATACAACACAGCACCCCAGTTTAATTCCGGACGAACAAATTCCGGAAGTGCAAACCATGCCGCATCTTGAATTGGAGCAAAATCAACTTTACCCATAACGACAGAAAGGATATAACCCACGATTATCCCCACAAAAATTGGGATAAGCTTAATCACTCCTTTGCTATAAACAACGATAACAACAGCCGTTAATAAAGCGACAGAGGAAATTATCCAGTTTGTTTTTGCCATGTCCACAGCTACTGGTGCCAATGAAAGTCCAATAATCATGATTACCGGCCCAACGACGATAGCAGGGAAAATTTTCTCGATAACACGTAATCCCCATACTTTAATAACAGCAGAGACAACGCCATATACCACACCTACTGCGATCAAACCAGAAAGAGCTCCTGGTAATCCATACAATTCTGTAGCTGCTACAATTGGGGCAATAAATGCAAAACTACTGCCTAAAAAAACAGGAACTTTACCTTTTGTGATTAAATGAAAAATCAAGGTTCCGATTCCTGCTGTAAATAATGCGACTGATGGGTCAATACCAACTAATAACGGGACAAGTACTGTTGCGCCAAATGCAACAAATAAGAACTGAATCCCGATAATAATTCTTTTCGCGGGATTGTCAAAGTTCGGTGCGCTTGTTTTTTGAGATAGGATCATAAAATAGGTTTAGATTTTTTACAAATTGGCGCAAATATAATCAGGATGACCCTAAGAACAAATTCGAATAGTGATAATGAGAGATAGCTCCCTCATTATAATCAAATACAATAGGTGATAACCCTAAGCATGTCAAACACTCAAGATATCCGAATAAAAAACTTTATTGAAATGGAAAAAATTATTGAGAGTGAATAAACAGAAGTCATTTCTTACAAATAGAAACTCAAATTCAGGATTAAATATATTTTTTAGAATTTGATATCCCGAACCATTAACTGGGTCTCTACTTTCCCCATATAGTCATTCTCCTGAAGCGAGTAACAAACATCAAAAGGGACTCCACTTGAAATTTTAGGGTATAAATCACCCATTGAAAAAGCGATACCCGCTTTAACGTCTCCTTCGCGAATATCATCAACAACAGAAAGCTTGAGATGCTCTTTATTTCTTCCTACGGGACGACTGTAACCGTAATCCAAAACTTGTTCGCTCACAAATACCGGAGTCATATTTTTTGGACCAAAAGGTTCAAACTGCTTAATTAACCGATAAAATTTAGGTGTAATATCAGACAATTTTATATTTGCATCAATCTTAACCTGAGGCACTAACATATCTTCCGAAATATTATTCACCACATAATCCTCGAAACGTTTTTGAAATTCACCAACGTTCTCAATCTTCATGGTTAAACCTGCTGCGTATTTGTGACCTCCAAAATTTTCAAGCAAATCACTACATTCCGAAATAGCATTGTATAAATCAAATCCGTCAACAGAACGAGCACTACCTGTAGCAAAACCATTCGATTCGGTTAAAATTACCGTTGGCTTATAATAGTTCTCAATCATTCGTGAAGCAACAATTCCTATTACTCCTTTGTGCCAGTTGCGATCGTAAAGAACAGTAC contains:
- a CDS encoding uracil-xanthine permease family protein codes for the protein MILSQKTSAPNFDNPAKRIIIGIQFLFVAFGATVLVPLLVGIDPSVALFTAGIGTLIFHLITKGKVPVFLGSSFAFIAPIVAATELYGLPGALSGLIAVGVVYGVVSAVIKVWGLRVIEKIFPAIVVGPVIMIIGLSLAPVAVDMAKTNWIISSVALLTAVVIVVYSKGVIKLIPIFVGIIVGYILSVVMGKVDFAPIQDAAWFALPEFVRPELNWGAVLYMLPVAFAPIIEHVGDMYAIGGVAGKKFVKDPGLHRTLLGDGVATAFAGFFGGPPNTTYSEVTGAIALTKVTDPRVLRIAAITAVVFSLIGKVSAFLKTIPQAVLGGIMLLLFGMIASIGIKTLIDAKTDFTKTRNQVIISIILTVGIGGAQISYGTFSLAGIGLASMVGVILNLILPDTSKPIKGSKEK